A window from Culex pipiens pallens isolate TS chromosome 3, TS_CPP_V2, whole genome shotgun sequence encodes these proteins:
- the LOC120420578 gene encoding CCAAT/enhancer-binding protein homolog 2: MPPKRKAATTDEEDNDNYRQKRDRNNEAVKRSRVKSKQRTQETQEKVNELRIKNKVLEDKISNQEKELKFLKELFVTQAQAKSDKLVGVDIATLLKSSDEDGDSDSEEEKRAKKKKKKDQKAGSSSSRKAGTSSRS, from the exons ATGCCTCCGAAACGGAAAGCGGCCACCACGGACGAGGAGGACAACGACAACTACCGCCAGAAGCGTGACCGGAACAATGAG GCGGTCAAACGTAGCCGGGTCAAGTCCAAGCAGCGGACGCAGGAAACGCAAGAGAAGGTCAACGAGCTACGTATAAAGAACAAGGTCCTGGAGGACAAAATCAGCAACCAGGAGAAGGAGCTCAAGTTTCTGAAGGAACTGTTTGTAACGCAGGCGCAGGCCAAATCGGACAAACTGGTCGGGGTGGACATTGCGACGCTGCTGAAGAGCTCCGACGAGGACGGGGATTCGGACTCGGAGGAGGAAAAGCGagcaaagaagaaaaagaaaaaggacCAGAAGGCTGGGAGCAGTAGTAGCCGGAAGGCGGGCACTTCCAGTCGGAGTTGA
- the LOC120420568 gene encoding CCAAT/enhancer-binding protein zeta, giving the protein MAIDVAKKAGKKRKSEQGGKTLKEPVPEPDVPQQKPQNKKIVFTDDGEQREVPVDGEKKKDKKKQRKQVGTGGVGTNVDELEKRWYEHFDGYNTVGELVELKDGEIAELRKLCRVAFEAECRNLQKNNPSDAKWLMTALEKGTSRDRANAGALLVQTNPLCNLAALEAVVGMVKLSNKGHLDVVEVVSELMLNSIMPAFRKLVAIPLRGADWKNVKKQELGKELRDRIYAYWHFEDALRDIYFSFLNNLSALIQTGQDNSKMKVVQYASKLFTMVPEKEAYLLSMLVNKLGDPGKKVAVKALYHLTEVVKKHSAMCPVIVTETEKLLFRNNISPSAQHYALTFLAAISKYGDFTSCEKMINVCFSFFKILTEKGEVNSRTMQAILACLRKAIANVKRDVDLANFIKPEILNTVYRLIHLADISIACQGLSLLLEITESKGAEQNRFYNALYRKLLDPQLATIGPRISNVFFYIIHRAIQNDPIPDRAQAFIKRLLQVAFYFPPARVCGVLIVISKVLRKRKHLTQDGQTPEEEGDDVLAQSPEDAGDNDAEEPKVKTENNRRVTRYDPFHRSSEHAGARYTVKYELARYLEYFHPTVQNFAQAIINNAPLSYYGDPLRDFSLGHFLDRFAFKNPKKPKTEEGEGGEQVPKRKIIGVAQRKGDYVPSGSRGLPVHALTKDHCTEDERYIFRFLEEKRERLREAKERSAAKKAASGDGDDVQDDVSDAESLDDDEFDSYLDRLGVPGGGDDNAADLDNEVDFMNEFEHDLAKKREKKKKGGKKGGEEDGEDDEESDLGDWDDVQEDDDEDGEDGLDDDDEFSDGGSISLDEDGSDGEEEEEEEDDDDDEEDAPPKSKKKKRSSEDGGMNDREFQRKLKSNDFNSLFAAADDFSEMLEQNVEKGKGKKAKSAHGTDGEVFNTDNASAKQMDWEERRFSGKNRMQSTGKKRFVAKKHGSSGGKFKGAGGGVQKKSFGKKGGGKKFAGKRRK; this is encoded by the exons ATGGCCATCGACGTGGCGAAGAAGGCCGGTAAAAAGCGCAAATCTGAGCAGGGAGGAAAAACGCTCAAGGAACCAGTTCCGGAACCGGACGTCCCTCAGCAGAAACCACAAAACAAGAAGATTGTCTTCACGGACGATGGCGAGCAGCGCGAGGTGCCGGTGGACGGCGAGAAAAAGAAGGACAAGAAAAAGCAGCGCAAGCAGGTGGGAACCGGCGGCGTCGGAACTAACGTGGACGAGCTGGAAAAGCGGTGGTACGAGCACTTTGACGGGTACAACACGGTCGGGGAGTTGGTTGAGCTGAAGGACGGGGAGATTGCCGAGCTGAGGAAGCTGTGCCGGGTGGCATTCGAGGCCGAGTGCCGGAACTTGCAGAAGAACAATCCATCGGACGCGAAGTGGTTGATGACGGCGCTAGAGAAGGGTACTTCGCGGGATCGGGCCAATGCGGGGGCGTTGCTGGTGCAGACCAATCCGTTGTGTAATCTGGCGGCGCTGGAGGCTGTGGTTGGGATGGTCAAGCTGTCGAATAAGGGTCATTTGGATGTGGTCGAGGTCGTGTCGGAGCTGATGCTGAACTCGATCATGCCGGCGTTCCGAAAGTTGGTTGCGATTCCGTTAAGGGGAGCAGATTGGAAGAACGTAAAGAAGCAGGAGCTGGGGAAGGAGCTGCGGGATCGGATTTACGCGTATTGGCACTTTGAGGACGCGCTGCGGGATATTTACTTTTcgtttttgaacaatttgtccGCGTTGATCCAGACCGGGCAGGACAACAGCAAGATGAAGGTCGTTCAGTATGCGTCGAAGCTGTTTACGATGGTTCCGGAGAAGGAGGCGTATCTGTTGTCGATGCTGGTCAACAAGCTGGGAGATCCGGGGAAGAAGGTGGCCGTGAAGGCACTTTACCACTTGACTGAGGTCGTTAAAAAGCACTCGGCCATGTGTCCGGTGATTGTGACCGAAACGGAGAAGCTCCTGTTCCGTAACAACATCTCGCCGAGTGCGCAGCATTACGCGCTGACCTTCCTGGCCGCGATCAGCAAGTACGGAGATTTCACGTCCTGCGAGAAGATGATCAACGTTTGCTTCTCGTTCTTCAAGATTCTCACCGAAAAGGGTGAGGTGAATTCGAGGACTATGCAGGCGATCCTGGCCTGTCTCCGAAAGGCCATCGCAAACGTCAAACGAGACGTTGATCTGGCGAATTTTATCAAACCGGAGATTCTGAATACGGTCTATCGGTTGATTCATCTCGCGGATATTTCGATCGCTTGCCAGGGACTTTCTCTCCTGTTGGAAATCACCGAATCCAAGGGCGCTGAGCAGAACCGGTTCTACAACGCCCTGTACCGTAAGCTGCTCGACCCACAGCTGGCCACGATCGGTCCCCGCATCAGCAACGTCTTCTTCTACATCATCCATCGCGCCATCCAGAACGACCCCATCCCGGACCGTGCCCAGGCCTTCATCAAACGCCTGCTCCAGGTGGCGTTCTACTTCCCACCGGCGCGCGTTTGCGGAGTCCTCATCGTCATCAGCAAGGTCCTGCGGAAGCGCAAACATCTCACCCAGGACGGACAAACCCCGGAAGAAGAAGGCGACGACGTTCTCGCACAATCGCCCGAAGACGCCGGTGACAATGACGCAGAAGAGCCCAAGGTCAAGACGGAAAACAACCGCCGCGTGACGCGCTACGACCCGTTCCACCGCTCGTCGGAACATGCTGGCGCCCGGTACACCGTCAAGTACGAGCTGGCCCGCTACCTCGAGTACTTCCACCCGACGGTGCAGAACTTTGCGCAGGCCATCATCAACAACGCGCCGCTCAGCTATTACGGCGACCCGCTGCGGGACTTTTCGCTGGGACACTTTTTGGACCGGTTCGCCTTCAAGAACCCGAAGAAGCCCAAGACGGAGGAGGGCGAGGGCGGCGAGCAGGTGCCGAAGCGGAAGATTATCGGGGTGGCGCAGCGCAAGGGCGACTACGTGCCGAGCGGATCGCGCGGGCTGCCGGTGCACGCCCTCACCAAGGATCACTGCACCGAGGACGAGCGGTACATCTTCAG ATTCCTCGAGGAAAAACGCGAACGGCTGCGCGAGGCCAAGGAGCGCTCGGCCGCCAAGAAGGCCGCCTCCGGTGACGGTGACGACGTTCAGGACGACGTGTCCGACGCGGAATCGCTGGACGACGACGAGTTCGATTCGTACCTGGATCGGCTGGGCGTGCCGGGTGGTGGGGACGACAACGCGGCCGATTTGGACAACGAGGTGGACTTTATGAACGAGTTCGAGCACGATCTGGCCAAGAAGcgcgagaagaagaagaagggcgGCAAGAAGGGTGGGGAGGAAGATGGGGAGGACGACGAGGAGAGCGATCTGGGCGATTGGGATGATGTGCAG gaggacgacgacgaagacggcGAGGATGGCCTGGACGATGATGATGAGTTCAGTGATGGTGGCAGCATTTCACTGGATGAAGATGGCAGCGAcggcgaggaggaggaggaggaggaagacgacgatgacgacgaggaGGATGCGCCACCAAAGTCCAAGAAGAAGAAACGCTCCTCGGAGGACGGCGGAATGAACGATCGCGAGTTCCAGCGCAAGCTCAAATCGAACGACTTCAACTCGCTGTTTGCCGCGGCGGATGACTTCTCCGAGATGCTGGAGCAGAACGTTGAGAAGGGCAAGGGCAAGAAGGCAAAGTCGGCCCACGGCACGGACGGCGAAGTGTTCAACACGGATAACGCTTCGGCGAAGCAGATGGACTGGGAGGAGCGAAGGTTCAGCGGGAAGAATCGTATGCAGAGCACCGGCAAGAAGCGGTTTGTGGCGAAGAAGCATGGTTCGTCGGGGGGAAAGTTTAAGGGTGCCGGAGGTGGCGTCCAGAAGAAGTCCTTTGGCAAGAAGGGCGGTGGAAAGAAGTTTGCAGGTAAGCGAAGAAAGTGA
- the LOC120420559 gene encoding NPC intracellular cholesterol transporter 2 homolog a-like, giving the protein MFKFLILVALVPAVMLQNADNINYDDWDVVPFRPCAGARPPPASLRIENCPQMPCQLRRGTSAMMVMDYTSLTDATALRPIVTATALGITAPYELPANVAAACNWLVGARCPTSTGEDLTWHMTMPITPIYPLVSVTIEIDLQDQSGQTQGCFVVDARVVA; this is encoded by the exons ATGTTCAAGTTTCTGATCTTGGTCGCTCTGGTGCCAGCTGTTATGCTGCAGAACGCCGACAACATCAACTACGACGACTGGGATGTTGTCCCGTTTCGTCCGTGCGCCGGTGCCCGCCCCCCACCGGCTAGTCTTCGGATCGAGAACTGCCCGCAGATGCCGTGTCAACTGCGCCGTGGAACCAGCGCCATGATGGTCATGGACTACACCTCTC TGACTGACGCCACCGCGCTGCGCCCGATCGTTACTGCCACCGCCCTGGGAATTACTGCGCCGTACGAGCTTCCGGCCAACGTGGCCGCGGCCTGCAACTGGCTGGTGGGAGCTCGCTGTCCCACGTCCACCGGCGAAGATCTAACCTGGCACATGACCATGCCGATCACTCCGATTTATCCGCTGGTGTCGGTCACCATCGAGATTGACCTGCAGGACCAGAGTGGACAGACGCAGGGATGCTTTGTGGTTGACGCTCGTGTGGTGGCCTAA
- the LOC120420565 gene encoding uncharacterized protein LOC120420565, protein MAAVVYGNSPRHTSRHHHSGGGGGQGHMVSTQHSPYHHHQQSGSSGGSLQHHSSLPSHHHSAPGSMMTGSAMAGLITPPTSYLSTSTTTISSVSHQQAAALYYQQQQAQVQAQQQAIHYHNMRNSKRKSAVEMLAESKPFYVKSETVLDRQQQLGMRVGGGGVGVVCGSGMGGGGGSGPVSGSYMLSPSRTLPQGSQLQSTSHHHASSQQQQMVQQRPASRRSASSGSDLLQTKLRKLLNTDGSKETIIPSDIALNSKYGPPQPLETSYIQPPKNYQQQLTVHPEQPSDVSVFFPSAFLSPQSLPPHPVGDEDLYLYSVVTDDYRTISPPAEYAENASPEKHSSHSRYNYQRSYSHSQAVVHQDESDYSPTQSYNINSHKSLPDLHSQISRHSPHSEALSCCSRGNRSNRSGSSFNRDSGGSSGHYTHHSEPCCKQQQQQQLHQQQQQSDGLMGVGGGGGDYRRDSGSSTQHSGNSYYAYGIPPLRYDCIECRAKIREEADCLLNFTTPEVPEAFQDDYSEKQKQKYYEDARDRNASAARKYYKNPGPISPLSPVSPLSPQDQQQLDLSPPLGTFKRQKCLRFKNRGRQSAISNPNSRCGDGRGSSAADDDRRPILRSKSDISDRYWNRMSDKQREQQKLLEKQRSRSDSLTQLEHFFDRLGLNDETYERYIAPSKGRKSPNYHSNSGSDIHRLSAEDTGDSDESSAVFFSDVSTIDSTRLPDSTETSNEPQPLLPPPSSQQQQQQQQQVQQQQQQQAGTGAGGGPLNSLTNPAMYRPSEPPSIIERNARIIKWLCNCKKMQLA, encoded by the exons atggccGCCGTAGTGTACGGAAACAGTCCGCGGCACACCAGCCGGCATCACCACTCCGGAGGGGGTGGAGGCCAAGGCCACATGGTGTCGACCCAGCACTCGCCCTACCATCACCACCAGCAGTCGGGCTCGTCCGGCGGTTCGCTGCAGCACCACTCGTCACTGCCCTCGCACCACCATTCGGCGCCCGGATCGATGATGACGGGGTCGGCGATGGCCGGCCTCATCACGCCGCCGACGTCCTACCTGTCCACGTCGACGACCACGATTTCTTCGGTGTCCCACCAGCAGGCCGCCGCCCTCTactaccagcagcagcaggcccAGGTCCAGGCCCAGCAGCAGGCCATCCACTACCACAACATGCGCAACTCGAAGCGCAAGTCCGCCGTGGAGATGCTCGCCGAAAGCAAACCGTTCTACGTCAAGTCGGAAACGGTGCTGGACCGGCAACAGCAGCTCGGCATGAGGGTGGGCGGAGGAGGGGTTGGTGTCGTTTGCGGAAGTGGAATGGGTGGCGGAGGAGGATCCGGACCAGTTTCTGGATCAT ATATGCTGTCTCCATCGCGGACGTTGCCTCAAGGCTCGCAGCTGCAGTCAACCTCGCACCACCACGCATcatcccagcagcagcagatggtCCAACAGCGGCCAGCTAGCCGCCGTAGCGCGTCCTCCGGGTCGGACCTGCTGCAGACCAAACTGCGCAAGCTTCTAAACACCGACGGCAGCAAAGAGACAATAATTCCCTCGGACATTGCCCTAAATTCTAAATACGGTCCACCGCAACCTCTGGAGACCAGCTACATCCAGCCGCCGAAGAACTACCAGCAACAGCTGACGGTACATCCGGAACAGCCGAGCGACGTGTCAGTGTTCTTCCCAAGTGCGTTCCTCTCACCGCAATCCCTGCCACCCCATCCCGTTGGTGACGAAGATCTGTATCTGTACAGCGTCGTGACGGACGACTACCGCACCATCAGTCCACCGGCGGAGTACGCCGAGAACGCTTCCCCCGAGAAACACAGCAGTCATAG CCGCTACAACTACCAGCGATCGTACTCGCACTCGCAGGCCGTGGTGCACCAGGACGAGTCGGACTACTCGCCGACGCAGTCGTACAACATCAACAGTCACAAGTCACTGCCGGATCTGCACTCGCAAATCAGTCGCCATTCTCCGCACTCGGAAGCGTTGAGTTGCTGTAGCCGCGGCAATCGCTCGAACCGATCCGGCAGCTCGTTCAACCGGGACTCGGGGGGTTCGTCCGGGCACTACACTCACCACAGTGAACCGTGCTGcaagcaacaacagcagcagcagctacaccagcaacaacagcagAGTGATGGACTCATGGGCGTTGGTGGCGGTGGCGGGGATTACCGTCGGGACAGCGGATCATCCACTCAGCACAGCGGAAATTCGTACTACGCGTACGGAATTCCCCCGCTGCGGTACGATTGCATCGAGTGCCGCGCCAAGATCCGCGAGGAAGCCGACTGCCTGCTGAACTTTACCACGCCCGAAGTTCCGGAAGCGTTCCAGGACGACTACAGCGAAAAGCAGAAGCAAAAGTACTACGAAGACGCGCGAGATCGCAACGCTTCGGCGGCTCGTAAATACTACAAAAATCCTGGACCAATATCTCCACTGTCGCCGGTATCGCCACTCTCCCCCCAGGACCAACAGCAGCTCGATCTGAGTCCTCCGCTGGGAACGTTCAAACGGCAGAAATGCCTTCGGTTCAAGAATCGGGGCCGCCAGTCGGCCATCAGCAATCCCAACTCGCGCTGCGGTGATGGTCGAGGTAGTTCCGCCGCAGATGACGATCGCCGGCCGATCCTGCGCTCCAAGAGCGACATTAGCGATCGCTACTGGAACCGGATGTCG GACAAGCAACGCGAACAGCAGAagctgctggagaagcaaaGATCTCGGTCGGACAGCCTCACCCAGCTGGAGCACTTCTTCGACCGGCTCGGGCTGAACGACGAAACGTACGAACGGTACATCGCACCATCCAAGGGTCGCAAGTCTCCGAATTACCACAGCAATTCCGGCAGTGACATCCACCGGCTATCGGCGGAGGACACCGGCGACTCGGACGAATCCAGCGCCGTGTTCTTCTCGGACGTCAGCACGATCGACTCGACGCGCCTACCGGACAGCACTGAAACGAGCAACGAGCCTCAGCCGCTGCTTCCACCACCGTcttcccagcagcagcagcagcaacaacaacaggtccaacagcaacagcagcagcaggccgGAACCGGTGCCGGAGGTGGTCCGCTCAACAGTCTGACCAATCCGGCCATGTATCGGCCGAGCGAACCGCCGTCAATTATAGAACGCAACGCACGTATTATCAAGTGGCTGTGTAACTGCAAAAAGATGCAGCTGGCCTAA
- the LOC120420569 gene encoding iodotyrosine deiodinase-like, which translates to MSLAERVILFCWTYIFPIVVVVYLSIVLYEFLLHERRKKRRAKYLPKEDEGEFNESRNFKGIEWKDSTLPTEQEKIKNIPFAGATATLDSDPLKAATRFYEIARDRRSVRMFSSQPVDLAIIERCILAAGTSPSLGPEPWTFCVVSDGELKAQIREMIESEGSDASKDYLTAAPHLVLIFVKSSYGSKTDYAEEATSIATGILLCALQAAGLNSLVTTPLNCVRLGKLLGRSVGEKLLFLISVGYAADDCQVPVSRRKPIEEILVKY; encoded by the exons ATGAGCCTCGCCGAACGGGTTATTCTCTTCTGCTGGACGTACATCTTCCCGATCGTGGTCGTCGTTTATCTTTCGATCGTTTTGTACGAGTTCCTTCTGCatgaaagaagaaagaagaggaGGGCGAAATATCTTCCGAAGGAAGACGAAGGGGAATTTAATGAATCTAGAAATTTTAAAG GCATCGAATGGAAGGACTCCACTCTACCTACCGAGCAAGAGAAAATAAAGAACATCCCATTCGCCGGTGCAACGGCCACCCTGGACAGTGACCCGCTCAAGGCTGCCACCAGGTTCTACGAGATCGCGCGCGATCGCCGCTCGGTGCGCATGTTTAGCAGCCAACCCGTTGACTTGGCGATCATCGAGCGGTGCATCCTCGCGGCCGGAACTAGTCCGAGTCTTGGTCCGGAACCGTGGACGTTTTGTGTGGTGTCTGATGGGGAGCTTAAAGCGCAAATCCGGGAAATGATCGAGTCTGAAGGGAGTGATGCAAGCAAGGATTATTTGACCGCGGCGCCACATCTGGTTCTGATCTTTGTGAAAAGTAGTTACGGGAGCAAGACGGATTACGCTGAGGAGGCGACCTCGATCGCGACGGGAATTTTGCTGTGTGCGCTGCAAGCAGCCGGGTTGAACTCGCTAGTGACGACCCCGTTGAACTGTGTTCGGTTGGGGAAGCTTTTGGGTCGTTCGGTCGGCGAGAAGCTGCTATTTCTGATTTCGGTAGGGTACGCCGCGGACGATTGTCAAGTTCCCGTTTCGAGACGCAAGCCGATTGAGGAAATTTTggtgaaatattga
- the LOC120420573 gene encoding iodotyrosine deiodinase, with translation MSVVEEIVRAFDRSLIISCWKFVFPVLVCFYLFIFIYDKRRYGGKRKSADAAPQEVEEKLDGIEYVGEVDSDDFDPTPVLEEKDHVPFAGAKVTLDSDPLKAAAKFYAIVNDRRSVRKYSSKPVDLAIVEKCIHAAGTSPSGAHTEPWTFCVISDKDIKEQIREIIENEEFINYQQRMSKQWTTDLRPLRTNHVKEYLTEAPHLVLIFKQTYGIKADGTGKKQHYYNEISTSIATGILLCALQAAGLNSLVTTPLNCGPALRNLLGRPVNEKLLVLLPVGYAADDCKVPDLKRKPVEEIMVKY, from the exons ATGAGTGTCGTTGAGGAAATTGTGCGCGCGTTCGACCGATCGCTGATCATTAGCTGCTGGAAGTTTGTCTTTCCGGTGCTGGTGTGCttttatttgttcatatttaTCTACGACAAGCGGCGGTATGGTGGGAAAAGGAAGAGCGCGGACGCTGCACCGCAGGAGGTCGAGGAGAAACTGGACGGCATTGAATACGTTGGAG AGGTCGACTCGGACGATTTTGACCCAACGCCGGTGTTGGAGGAGAAGGATCACGTGCCGTTTGCCGGTGCAAAGGTTACTTTGGACAGTGATCCACTGAAGGCCGCCGCCAAGTTCTACGCGATCGTGAACGATCGCCGCTCGGTGCGCAAGTACAGCAGCAAACCCGTTGACCTTGCGATCGTCGAGAAGTGTATTCACGCGGCCGGAACGAGTCCCAGCGGAGCGCACACGGAACCGTGGACGTTCTGTGTCATTTCCGATAAGGACATTAAAGAGCAAATCAGGGAGATAATTGAAAATGAAGAGTTTATCAACTACCAGCAGCGAATGTCCAAGCAGTGGACCACGGATTTGCGGCCACTGCGAACGAATCACGTCAAGGAATATCTGACCGAGGCGCCCCATTTGGTGCTGATCTTCAAGCAAACTTACGGGATCAAGGCGGACGGAACGGGAAAGAAGCAGCATTATTACAACGAGATTTCGACATCGATTGCGACGGGAATTTTGCTGTGCGCTCTGCAAGCGGCTGGCCTGAACTCACTCGTAACGACTCCGCTGAACTGTGGACCAGCGCTGCGCAATCTGTTAGGTCGACCGGTCAACGAAAAGCTGCTGGTTCTGCTTCCCGTTGGTTATGCCGCGGACGATTGTAAAGTGCCCGATTTGAAGCGCAAACCGGTGGAGGAAATTATGGTGAAATATTGA